One genomic segment of [Phormidium] sp. ETS-05 includes these proteins:
- a CDS encoding c-type cytochrome, with translation MKFISWLTQQGQRRWRSWGKSLLILFTCGILWVGSIGNATAATVEEGKTLFEQSCASCHSIDGSGASYGPDLQTVTQRRDRNWLVQWIAAPEKLIESADPIATELVQQYNGVPMPNMGLQPDQVESIVVYLENGLGKSNAEPAKAEAATASDTEAATTANIEANGDSPIGGHAKIGKQLFAGIIPFENGGPACMSCHTVNVVGALRGGTLGPNLTHVIDRYTEVGLQGVLPTLPYPTMQSIYQNSKLTEAEQAHLLAFFKAANQAANGETNLIEDGGVNTTPSTEKSGFSPTWKFILLGLGGFFLLGLLGQITWRDRLTGVRQRLVEGEKS, from the coding sequence ATGAAATTTATCTCATGGCTGACTCAGCAAGGACAACGCCGGTGGCGAAGCTGGGGGAAGTCATTACTCATCCTATTTACCTGTGGCATTCTGTGGGTTGGAAGTATCGGGAATGCTACCGCCGCCACTGTAGAAGAAGGGAAAACCCTATTTGAACAATCCTGCGCTTCTTGTCACTCCATCGATGGTAGTGGCGCCAGTTATGGCCCGGATTTGCAAACGGTGACGCAACGACGCGATCGCAATTGGTTAGTGCAATGGATTGCGGCGCCAGAAAAATTGATTGAGTCTGCGGATCCCATTGCTACGGAATTAGTCCAGCAATATAACGGCGTTCCCATGCCGAATATGGGTTTACAACCAGACCAAGTGGAATCGATTGTGGTTTATCTGGAAAATGGCTTGGGAAAGTCAAACGCCGAGCCAGCAAAAGCAGAAGCCGCCACCGCATCAGATACCGAAGCCGCCACTACCGCCAATATCGAGGCAAACGGCGACTCTCCCATCGGAGGGCATGCCAAAATCGGGAAACAGCTATTTGCCGGGATAATTCCCTTTGAAAATGGCGGTCCTGCTTGTATGTCCTGTCATACGGTGAATGTGGTGGGAGCGTTACGGGGTGGCACTTTGGGGCCAAACCTCACCCACGTCATCGATCGCTACACCGAAGTCGGACTCCAAGGTGTTTTACCCACCTTGCCTTACCCGACGATGCAGAGCATTTATCAGAATAGCAAACTAACCGAAGCGGAGCAAGCTCATCTTTTAGCTTTCTTCAAAGCTGCCAATCAAGCAGCAAACGGAGAAACCAACTTAATCGAAGATGGGGGAGTCAACACCACCCCATCCACAGAAAAATCCGGTTTTTCCCCAACTTGGAAATTTATTTTGTTGGGTTTGGGAGGCTTTTTCCTGCTGGGATTGCTGGGTCAGATTACCTGGCGCGATCGTCTAACTGGGGTACGTCAACGCTTAGTTGAGGGAGAAAAATCATGA
- the narH gene encoding nitrate reductase subunit beta: MDIRAQVSMMFHLDKCIGCHTCSIACKNVWTDRQGTEYMWWNNVETKPGTGYPTQWEDQEQYKGGWKKEGDDIELRATNKAKGLANIFHQPYLPSIDDYYEPWTYKYGDLIDAPAGDDQPTARPVSLITGDEIDIQAGPNWDDDLGGSPIYAANDPNLEALTPQERETLFEIERLVFFYLPRICNHCANPSCVASCPSGALYKRGEDGIVLVNQNVCRGWRYCVSACPYKKVYYNWKTGKSEKCILCYPRLETGQAPACFHSCVGRIRYLGVVLYDADQIHEIASVDESQLVAKQRELILNPFDPEVIAQAERSGVHASVIESAQKSPVYKFVKEWELALPLHPEFRTLPMLFYVPPLLPIAGKVANGTYNTNSEDFFSSLERARIPMQYMAKLFAAGNTDLIESTYRKLMAVRLYKRAEEMQHLDDPEIKAALSQAGVTPEQCEAIYRLTSLPTMNDRFVIPPMHREYAISLMEDPAMHKGSTGLGFRTPPERGL, translated from the coding sequence ATGGATATTCGCGCTCAAGTGTCGATGATGTTCCACCTGGATAAGTGTATCGGTTGCCATACTTGCAGTATTGCTTGCAAGAATGTCTGGACCGATCGCCAGGGCACAGAATATATGTGGTGGAATAACGTAGAAACCAAACCGGGGACTGGTTATCCCACCCAATGGGAAGACCAAGAACAGTATAAAGGTGGCTGGAAGAAAGAAGGCGATGATATTGAATTGCGAGCCACCAACAAGGCGAAAGGACTCGCCAATATTTTCCACCAGCCCTATTTGCCCAGTATTGATGATTACTATGAGCCTTGGACTTACAAATATGGCGATTTGATTGATGCTCCCGCTGGAGATGACCAACCCACAGCCCGTCCCGTGTCCCTCATTACCGGGGATGAAATTGATATTCAGGCTGGCCCAAACTGGGATGATGATTTGGGTGGTTCTCCCATTTATGCGGCTAATGACCCGAATTTGGAGGCTCTGACTCCCCAAGAACGGGAAACCTTATTTGAAATTGAGCGGTTGGTTTTCTTCTATCTCCCCCGGATTTGCAATCATTGTGCTAATCCCAGTTGTGTGGCATCTTGCCCGTCGGGCGCTCTGTACAAACGGGGTGAAGATGGCATCGTTTTGGTGAATCAAAATGTTTGTCGCGGGTGGCGCTATTGCGTTTCTGCTTGCCCGTATAAAAAGGTTTATTACAATTGGAAAACTGGCAAGTCAGAAAAGTGCATTTTGTGCTATCCTAGGTTAGAAACGGGGCAAGCCCCTGCTTGTTTCCATTCTTGTGTCGGTCGGATTCGCTATTTGGGCGTGGTGCTTTACGATGCCGATCAGATTCACGAAATCGCCTCGGTGGATGAGTCCCAACTGGTGGCGAAACAACGAGAATTGATTCTCAACCCCTTCGATCCAGAAGTGATTGCCCAAGCGGAACGCTCAGGGGTGCATGCTTCCGTGATTGAATCAGCCCAAAAATCCCCGGTGTATAAGTTCGTCAAGGAATGGGAATTAGCCTTACCGCTGCATCCAGAATTTCGCACCTTGCCCATGTTATTCTATGTGCCGCCCCTGTTACCAATTGCCGGTAAAGTAGCAAATGGCACTTATAACACCAATAGTGAGGATTTCTTTAGCTCCCTAGAACGTGCCCGCATTCCCATGCAATATATGGCAAAACTGTTCGCGGCGGGCAATACGGATTTGATTGAAAGCACCTATCGTAAATTAATGGCAGTGCGACTCTACAAACGGGCGGAGGAGATGCAGCATTTAGACGATCCAGAGATAAAAGCAGCTCTCTCCCAAGCAGGAGTGACTCCAGAACAATGTGAGGCAATTTACCGCCTGACTTCTCTCCCTACGATGAACGATCGGTTTGTGATTCCGCCGATGCACCGGGAATATGCCATTTCCCTCATGGAAGACCCCGCCATGCACAAAGGCTCCACTGGTCTTGGCTTCCGCACCCCCCCAGAGCGAGGACTATAG
- a CDS encoding nitrate reductase molybdenum cofactor assembly chaperone: MKTNNQQIYHLFAAIFTYPYPELPGEISQCYRQLKGEYPEAAELIHQFQTFVEAKSIWELEEVYTITFDLNPVCFPYPGFHLFGENFNRADFLVKLQQKYQEHGFIYPANELADHLSVMLQFLSVIDNDAVIGQELIEDCLLPALEKMTTGFKDENPYGKVVQALLLVLQTANKPELVICP, from the coding sequence ATGAAAACTAACAATCAACAAATTTATCATCTATTTGCCGCAATTTTTACATATCCCTATCCTGAATTGCCAGGAGAGATTAGCCAATGTTATCGCCAATTGAAGGGTGAGTATCCAGAAGCAGCGGAATTAATTCACCAATTCCAAACCTTTGTAGAAGCTAAATCCATATGGGAGCTAGAGGAAGTTTACACCATTACCTTTGACCTAAACCCTGTTTGTTTCCCTTATCCCGGATTTCACCTATTTGGCGAAAACTTCAATCGCGCTGATTTTTTGGTGAAGCTGCAACAAAAATATCAGGAACATGGGTTTATTTATCCTGCCAATGAACTGGCAGACCATTTATCGGTCATGTTACAGTTTTTGAGCGTCATAGATAACGATGCTGTTATCGGCCAAGAATTAATTGAGGATTGTTTATTGCCCGCGCTAGAAAAAATGACTACAGGTTTCAAGGACGAAAACCCTTATGGCAAAGTAGTGCAAGCCTTGTTGCTGGTTTTGCAAACTGCCAATAAACCGGAGTTAGTGATTTGTCCTTAG
- a CDS encoding group 1 truncated hemoglobin has translation MTSLFEKIGGEAAVEAAVDKFYVRVLADDRINYFFDGVDMEQQRKHQKGFLTFAFGGAPPVQRAIDAQRP, from the coding sequence ATGACTTCCTTGTTTGAAAAAATTGGCGGTGAAGCTGCGGTAGAAGCAGCGGTGGATAAGTTTTATGTGCGCGTCTTGGCGGACGATCGGATTAACTATTTCTTTGATGGCGTGGACATGGAACAGCAGCGAAAACACCAAAAAGGTTTTCTCACCTTTGCTTTCGGTGGCGCCCCCCCAGTACAGCGGGCGATCGATGCGCAACGCCCATAA
- the narI gene encoding respiratory nitrate reductase subunit gamma, translating to MTFDTLLFAIFPYIATAVAIIVTCLRYFNYRFTYSSLSSQFLESKQLFWGSVTWHYGILGVLTLHIVGFLMPRSILAWNGVPWRLYVLESTGLAMGFLCLWGIGVLIFRRLSQARIRVVTSPMDLVVLLALLVQVVAGVWTAIFYRWGSSWYATSAVPYLRSLFLFNPDLSTIVTLPIMVKVHIVGAFSLVLILPFTRLVHFLSVPLQYVWRPPQVVVWNQRSTAPSLDK from the coding sequence ATGACTTTCGATACATTATTGTTTGCGATTTTTCCCTACATAGCCACAGCAGTGGCCATTATTGTCACCTGTTTGCGCTATTTCAACTACCGGTTTACTTACTCCAGTCTGTCTTCCCAGTTTTTAGAGAGTAAACAACTATTCTGGGGGTCAGTAACTTGGCACTATGGCATTCTCGGCGTTCTGACTCTGCATATTGTTGGGTTTCTCATGCCCCGATCGATTCTGGCTTGGAATGGAGTGCCCTGGCGTTTGTACGTTTTGGAATCCACGGGATTGGCAATGGGCTTTCTCTGTCTGTGGGGGATAGGCGTGTTGATTTTCCGTCGCCTTTCTCAAGCTCGCATTCGCGTTGTCACTTCGCCCATGGATTTAGTGGTATTGTTAGCTTTGTTGGTGCAAGTAGTGGCGGGAGTGTGGACGGCAATTTTTTATCGGTGGGGTTCGTCGTGGTATGCTACCTCAGCGGTTCCTTATTTACGATCGCTCTTCCTGTTCAATCCCGACCTTTCCACCATTGTCACCCTACCCATCATGGTGAAAGTCCACATTGTGGGAGCCTTCAGTTTAGTATTAATCCTCCCCTTTACCCGCCTAGTTCACTTCCTTTCTGTGCCTCTGCAATATGTGTGGCGTCCCCCACAGGTGGTAGTATGGAATCAGCGATCGACTGCACCCAGTCTTGACAAATGA
- a CDS encoding carboxymuconolactone decarboxylase family protein — protein MNNIEGIPNPPEVYQKFVQRYPKLESAWEQLSEAGREGPLDAKTIRLIKLGIAIGAMREGAIRSNVRKAFALGISQAEIEQIIALAAGTLGMSATVAVFSWVENELAKNA, from the coding sequence ATGAATAATATAGAAGGAATTCCTAATCCACCGGAAGTATATCAGAAGTTTGTGCAACGGTATCCCAAGCTGGAAAGCGCCTGGGAGCAACTCAGTGAAGCCGGTAGAGAAGGCCCATTAGATGCGAAAACCATCCGCCTGATTAAGTTGGGGATAGCTATTGGCGCCATGCGCGAGGGAGCGATCCGATCGAATGTAAGGAAGGCATTTGCCCTGGGGATTTCTCAGGCGGAGATTGAACAAATTATCGCTTTAGCCGCTGGCACTTTGGGAATGTCTGCCACGGTGGCGGTGTTCTCTTGGGTGGAAAATGAACTGGCCAAAAATGCTTGA
- a CDS encoding hemoglobin, which yields MRNAHKRLVEQMNLNDQHFDAVAENLAATLEELGVAPDMVQEVLGLVETLRNDVLSR from the coding sequence ATGCGCAACGCCCATAAAAGGTTAGTGGAGCAAATGAATCTCAATGACCAGCACTTTGATGCTGTCGCGGAAAATCTCGCCGCCACTCTGGAAGAATTAGGAGTTGCCCCCGATATGGTTCAGGAAGTATTGGGACTGGTAGAGACGCTCCGAAATGACGTGTTAAGTCGTTAA
- a CDS encoding nitrate reductase subunit alpha, whose product MSWIKDIINPDLRQWEEFYRNRWQHDKVVRSSHGVNCTGSCSWAIYVKDGIVTWEMQQTDYPDLETGIPPCEPRGCQRGISYSWYIYSPIRVKYPYMRGVLIDLWRAAKRQHRDPVTAWESIVENDSKRRQYQQARGKGGMRRSSWEEVLEITAASTIHTIKKQGPDRVIGFSPIPAMSMLSYAAGSRFLQLMGGVNLSFYDWYSDLPNASPEVWGEQTDVAEAADWYKSRFIVSMGSNLNMTRTPDVHFVAEARHAGAKFVVFSPDFSQVAKYGDWWIPVNAGQDGAFWMAVNHVILKEFHVARNTPYFIDYLKRYSDAPFLVVLDEKDGAYRAGRMLNAQQLGEYQNAENAQWKYLVFDENTNRPRMPQGTIGFRWQTQKGQWNLEMKDGQDGAEIQPLLTLLAAQDQTLPVQFTDFSSERVCQREVPVKYLETSDGRVVVTTIYDLLMAQFGVSRGLGGDYPQDYDDENAPYTPAWQEKFTGIDRKTVVQFAQEWATTAERTEGKCCIIIGAGINHWYHNNLMYRAAMAGLMLCGCVGRNGGGLNHYVGQEKLAPLSSWTCLAMALDWVKPPRLQNAPSFHYVHTDQWRYDRNLIEPQLGYDPSHTMDWQIKATKMGWLPFYPQFNRNSLELVQAAKNAGANTDAEIRQWIVQQLQSGELKFSIEDPDAPENWPRVWYIWRGNALMSSAKGHEYFLKHYLGTHTNAIAEELPENPCQEKVVWQEESPQGKLDLVVNINFRMDTSAVYSDVVLPTATWYEKNDLNSTDMHSYIHPLTAAVAPSWESKSDWDIFKALAEKVSELAKVHLPQPIRDIVAVPLQHDTPAEIAQPSIKDWSKGECEPIPGKTMPNFVVVERDYVHLYDRFISLGQSAKKDGMGLHGLHWDTDDLYDEMLKTHPIQEWNGQQYPSLKDAVEAANVILHFAPETNGEVAYRAFEAESKKVGLPLTDLAEPTRGVRYQFSDLVQQPRRLLNSPCWTGIMTNGRPYSAYCLNVERLVPWRTLTGRQHFYLDHEGYIAFEENLPTYKPKPDLRLADDLVMLNGHKPADKTIVLNYLTPHGKWHIHSMYSENHRMLTLSRGIEPFWINDKDAESIGIVDNDWVEVFNDHGVVVTRAVVSARIPQGICIIYHVMERTMSIPKSPERGNRRAGGHNSLTRIRLKPVLMMGGYGQFSYGFNYWGPTGVNRDTFVAVRKLKGEPKF is encoded by the coding sequence ATGAGTTGGATTAAAGACATCATTAACCCCGACTTGCGCCAGTGGGAAGAATTTTATCGCAATCGCTGGCAACACGATAAAGTAGTGCGCAGTAGTCACGGGGTCAACTGCACCGGTAGCTGTTCTTGGGCAATTTATGTCAAAGATGGCATCGTTACCTGGGAAATGCAGCAAACCGACTATCCCGACTTAGAAACAGGTATTCCTCCTTGTGAACCCAGAGGCTGTCAGCGGGGGATTAGTTATTCCTGGTATATTTATAGTCCGATTCGGGTGAAATATCCCTATATGCGGGGCGTGTTAATTGACTTGTGGCGCGCAGCCAAACGCCAACATCGTGACCCCGTTACCGCTTGGGAATCAATTGTGGAAAATGACAGTAAACGCCGTCAATACCAACAAGCCAGAGGTAAAGGCGGAATGCGTCGTTCTAGTTGGGAGGAAGTGCTAGAAATAACCGCTGCTTCTACGATTCATACGATTAAAAAACAGGGGCCCGATCGGGTGATTGGCTTTTCCCCCATTCCCGCCATGTCCATGCTCAGTTATGCAGCCGGTTCTCGCTTCCTGCAACTCATGGGAGGAGTGAATTTAAGTTTCTACGATTGGTATAGCGACCTTCCCAATGCCTCCCCAGAAGTGTGGGGGGAACAAACCGACGTAGCCGAAGCCGCCGACTGGTATAAATCCCGCTTCATCGTATCAATGGGGTCAAATTTGAACATGACTCGCACCCCAGATGTTCACTTTGTGGCGGAGGCGAGACACGCTGGGGCGAAATTTGTGGTATTCTCCCCAGATTTCAGCCAAGTGGCTAAATATGGTGATTGGTGGATTCCTGTAAATGCCGGTCAAGATGGCGCTTTTTGGATGGCAGTTAACCATGTAATTCTTAAAGAATTTCATGTGGCGCGTAACACCCCATATTTCATTGATTACCTGAAACGGTACAGCGATGCGCCTTTTCTCGTAGTGTTAGATGAAAAAGATGGCGCTTATCGAGCCGGACGGATGTTAAACGCCCAGCAATTAGGGGAATATCAAAACGCCGAAAACGCCCAATGGAAATATTTAGTATTTGACGAAAATACTAACCGTCCGCGAATGCCCCAAGGGACGATCGGCTTCCGCTGGCAAACCCAAAAGGGACAGTGGAATCTAGAAATGAAAGACGGACAGGATGGCGCCGAAATTCAGCCATTATTGACCTTATTGGCGGCTCAAGACCAAACTTTACCCGTTCAATTCACGGATTTTTCCAGCGAACGGGTTTGCCAGCGGGAAGTCCCGGTCAAATACCTAGAAACTTCCGATGGGCGAGTGGTTGTCACCACCATCTATGACCTCCTCATGGCCCAGTTTGGGGTCAGTCGGGGTTTAGGCGGAGACTATCCCCAAGATTACGATGATGAAAATGCTCCCTATACTCCCGCATGGCAAGAAAAATTTACGGGAATTGACCGAAAAACTGTGGTACAATTTGCCCAAGAGTGGGCAACTACAGCGGAACGGACTGAGGGGAAATGCTGCATCATTATTGGTGCTGGGATTAACCACTGGTATCACAATAATTTGATGTATCGCGCCGCTATGGCTGGTTTGATGCTATGCGGTTGTGTGGGACGCAATGGGGGCGGACTTAACCACTATGTGGGTCAAGAAAAACTCGCCCCCCTATCCTCTTGGACTTGTCTGGCGATGGCGTTGGACTGGGTGAAACCGCCTCGGTTACAAAATGCGCCCTCTTTCCATTATGTGCATACGGACCAATGGCGGTACGATCGCAACCTCATCGAGCCGCAATTAGGTTATGACCCCAGCCACACAATGGATTGGCAAATCAAAGCCACCAAAATGGGATGGTTGCCTTTTTATCCCCAATTTAACCGCAACTCCTTGGAATTGGTGCAAGCGGCTAAAAATGCCGGAGCCAATACTGATGCGGAAATTCGGCAATGGATTGTACAGCAACTGCAAAGTGGTGAGTTAAAATTCTCCATTGAAGACCCAGATGCACCGGAAAACTGGCCCCGTGTGTGGTACATTTGGCGCGGTAATGCCTTGATGTCTTCGGCGAAAGGCCATGAGTATTTCCTCAAACATTATTTGGGTACTCATACCAACGCGATCGCCGAAGAACTCCCAGAAAATCCCTGCCAAGAAAAAGTAGTTTGGCAAGAAGAATCCCCCCAAGGCAAACTGGACTTGGTGGTGAATATCAACTTCCGTATGGATACATCAGCGGTTTACTCCGATGTCGTTCTCCCTACCGCCACCTGGTATGAAAAGAACGACCTCAACAGTACCGATATGCACTCCTACATTCACCCCCTCACCGCCGCTGTGGCCCCATCGTGGGAGTCTAAGAGTGACTGGGATATCTTTAAAGCTCTCGCTGAAAAGGTGAGCGAACTGGCGAAAGTTCACCTCCCCCAACCGATACGGGATATCGTCGCCGTCCCCCTGCAACACGACACCCCCGCCGAAATTGCCCAACCTTCGATTAAAGATTGGTCAAAAGGAGAATGTGAACCCATTCCCGGCAAAACCATGCCTAATTTTGTGGTGGTAGAGCGGGATTATGTCCACTTGTACGATCGCTTTATCTCTCTTGGTCAGTCCGCCAAAAAAGACGGGATGGGTTTACACGGGCTCCATTGGGATACAGATGACCTGTATGATGAAATGCTGAAAACCCACCCCATCCAGGAATGGAACGGACAGCAATATCCCTCGCTGAAAGATGCCGTAGAAGCCGCCAACGTAATTCTACACTTTGCTCCCGAAACTAATGGCGAAGTCGCTTACCGGGCATTTGAAGCCGAATCTAAAAAAGTGGGCTTACCCCTCACCGATTTAGCCGAACCCACGCGGGGGGTGCGCTATCAATTCAGCGATTTAGTCCAACAACCCCGCCGCCTGCTGAATAGCCCTTGCTGGACGGGCATTATGACCAATGGGCGCCCCTATTCGGCTTATTGTTTGAATGTGGAACGGTTAGTCCCTTGGCGCACCCTCACCGGTCGCCAACATTTCTATCTCGACCATGAGGGCTACATCGCTTTTGAGGAAAATCTACCCACCTACAAGCCCAAACCAGATTTGCGCTTAGCTGATGATTTGGTGATGCTCAATGGTCATAAACCAGCGGATAAAACCATTGTCCTGAACTATCTCACTCCCCACGGCAAATGGCATATCCACTCTATGTATTCAGAAAATCACCGGATGCTCACCCTTTCACGGGGGATTGAACCGTTCTGGATTAATGATAAAGATGCCGAAAGTATTGGCATTGTGGATAACGATTGGGTGGAAGTATTTAACGACCACGGTGTAGTTGTCACGCGAGCGGTGGTGAGCGCCCGCATTCCCCAAGGAATTTGCATCATTTATCACGTGATGGAACGCACTATGTCCATTCCCAAGTCACCAGAGCGGGGGAACCGTCGGGCTGGCGGACATAACAGCTTGACGCGAATTCGCCTTAAACCCGTGTTGATGATGGGCGGTTACGGACAGTTTAGCTATGGCTTCAACTATTGGGGGCCAACAGGGGTAAACCGTGACACCTTTGTAGCGGTGCGGAAGCTCAAAGGCGAACCGAAGTTTTAA
- a CDS encoding nitrate/nitrite transporter, whose translation MTNSDAETVHPTAPKSLFLATMAFAIAFANWGLIAGLAPLLKKELGLSATQASLMIAIPVLLGAVGRIPAGIFTDRFGARLVFSALLGFGIVPTVALAINHSYSSLLFWGFCLGVAGSSFAIGIAFVSRWYPPKKQGMATGIYGAGNIGQSVAVFAGPVLASAIGIANTFLIFGIASLVWAAVFALTAQNPPVKVRPKTFTECLSVLQTEKLTWVLSLFYSLTFGGFVTLSIYLPTLLKDIFDLSPADAGARTALFVIVATLCRPVGGWVSDRIGGQSLLLYVFLGIAATGWLMGLTAIIPFTLGALSCAILFGLGNGGVFKLVPEYFPQQVGTVTGLVGAAGGLGGFFPPLELGMFRELTQSYAPGFILLSLFALLCAWVLGRTFLRIPTPVHH comes from the coding sequence ATGACAAATTCAGATGCCGAAACAGTACACCCAACCGCGCCAAAAAGCCTATTTTTGGCTACGATGGCGTTCGCGATCGCCTTCGCCAACTGGGGGCTGATCGCCGGTTTAGCACCGTTGCTGAAAAAAGAATTAGGACTATCGGCTACCCAAGCCAGTTTGATGATTGCTATTCCCGTCTTACTGGGGGCTGTGGGACGAATTCCCGCCGGTATCTTCACCGATCGCTTTGGTGCCCGGTTGGTATTTAGCGCCCTTTTAGGCTTTGGCATCGTCCCCACCGTAGCCTTAGCCATCAATCATTCCTATAGCAGCTTGTTATTTTGGGGATTTTGTCTAGGAGTTGCGGGCAGTTCCTTTGCTATTGGAATTGCTTTTGTTTCCCGCTGGTATCCCCCAAAAAAGCAAGGGATGGCTACAGGAATCTATGGGGCGGGAAATATCGGCCAATCAGTGGCCGTTTTCGCCGGTCCGGTTCTCGCCAGTGCGATCGGGATTGCTAACACATTTCTGATTTTTGGTATTGCGTCTTTAGTTTGGGCGGCTGTTTTTGCCCTAACGGCGCAGAATCCCCCAGTAAAAGTCAGACCAAAAACTTTCACGGAATGTTTGAGCGTATTACAAACAGAAAAACTGACTTGGGTTTTGAGTCTCTTCTACTCCCTGACCTTTGGCGGATTTGTGACCCTAAGTATCTATTTGCCCACCCTGCTCAAAGATATCTTCGACTTGAGTCCGGCGGATGCGGGGGCACGCACTGCCTTGTTTGTGATTGTAGCAACTTTGTGCCGTCCTGTGGGCGGTTGGGTGAGCGATCGAATTGGCGGACAATCTCTGCTGCTCTATGTCTTTTTGGGGATAGCCGCCACGGGCTGGTTGATGGGGTTAACCGCTATCATCCCCTTCACCCTTGGGGCATTAAGTTGCGCCATTCTCTTTGGTTTGGGCAATGGCGGCGTGTTTAAATTAGTTCCAGAATATTTCCCCCAACAAGTGGGAACCGTCACCGGTTTAGTAGGTGCTGCTGGTGGACTCGGAGGATTTTTCCCTCCCCTAGAATTAGGGATGTTTCGGGAACTCACCCAAAGCTACGCTCCCGGATTTATCCTCCTGAGTTTATTTGCCTTACTCTGTGCCTGGGTACTGGGGCGGACTTTTCTCAGGATACCTACTCCCGTCCACCATTAA